From Pirellulales bacterium, the proteins below share one genomic window:
- a CDS encoding 4Fe-4S binding protein — MAKQGPRKKLPKELAVINADNCTGCEACIEVCPVDCIMKIQQYDQFQNLQSFCQIDLERCVGCEVCVHIPGKKSNPYDLKVCPWDAIEMVPTEQVAQVVAQIGGPPEYIHANWDRLVGTAQHLAELKATS, encoded by the coding sequence ATGGCAAAGCAAGGTCCACGCAAAAAGTTGCCGAAGGAGTTGGCGGTCATCAACGCCGACAACTGCACAGGATGCGAGGCATGTATTGAGGTCTGCCCGGTCGATTGCATCATGAAGATTCAGCAATACGACCAGTTTCAGAACTTGCAAAGCTTCTGCCAGATCGATCTGGAGCGCTGCGTGGGCTGCGAAGTTTGCGTCCATATTCCGGGGAAGAAATCGAACCCCTACGACCTAAAGGTTTGCCCCTGGGATGCCATCGAAATGGTGCCGACCGAGCAGGTAGCCCAAGTGGTCGCTCAAATCGGCGGGCCGCCGGAATACATTCACGCCAACTGGGACCGGCTGGTGGGAACGGCGCAGCATTTGGCCGAGTTGAAGGCGACAAGCTGA
- a CDS encoding ATP-binding protein, producing MNALLTDALKQLRLGGLAESLPIRWQEAQSNRLAHAEFLELVLQDELAVRRQRQIERRMKIAAFRELKSLEDFDWEFNRSIKRKQIFDLASGGFVRQHKDVLLLGPPGVGKSHLAHALGLALVNAGLTVLYRSIFDAVRDLLHEETFEGHDRVMAKYLTPDLLILDDMGMKQLPKKSGEFLLEIVMRRHQGKSTLLTPLIQTPVRTPVRLPALATIWRFSARTTAASILLS from the coding sequence ATGAATGCCCTGCTCACTGACGCCCTCAAGCAACTGCGGCTGGGTGGACTGGCCGAATCGCTGCCGATCCGCTGGCAAGAAGCCCAATCCAACCGGCTGGCCCATGCCGAGTTCTTGGAGTTGGTGTTGCAAGATGAATTGGCCGTTCGACGCCAACGTCAAATCGAACGGCGGATGAAGATCGCCGCTTTCCGGGAGCTCAAGTCGCTGGAGGATTTTGATTGGGAATTTAATCGTTCAATCAAACGCAAGCAGATCTTCGATCTGGCCAGCGGCGGCTTCGTCCGGCAGCACAAAGACGTGTTGTTGTTGGGACCGCCGGGCGTGGGCAAAAGCCATCTGGCCCATGCGCTCGGCTTGGCGCTGGTGAACGCCGGCTTGACCGTCTTGTACCGTTCGATCTTCGACGCAGTGCGCGACTTGCTGCACGAGGAAACATTCGAGGGGCACGACCGCGTGATGGCGAAGTATCTGACGCCCGATCTGTTGATTTTGGACGATATGGGCATGAAGCAATTGCCCAAAAAATCGGGCGAGTTTTTGCTCGAGATTGTCATGCGCCGACACCAGGGCAAAAGCACGCTCTTGACTCCGCTGATCCAAACCCCGGTCCGTACACCAGTTCGTCTCCCGGCTTTGGCAACAATCTGGCGATTTTCAGCCCGCACTACGGCGGCCAGTATCCTGTTGTCCTGA
- a CDS encoding helix-turn-helix domain-containing protein yields MANRLTMAQIDTIVTLHKSGHSNRRIAQLTGIHRETVGKYERLFARFVAPIPNGEIAP; encoded by the coding sequence ATGGCGAATCGACTCACGATGGCCCAAATCGACACAATCGTTACTCTCCATAAGTCCGGCCACTCGAATCGCCGGATTGCCCAGCTGACCGGCATTCACCGCGAGACGGTCGGCAAGTATGAGCGATTATTCGCTCGCTTCGTTGCACCAATTCCGAACGGAGAGATCGCCCCATGA